A window of the Pelagibaculum spongiae genome harbors these coding sequences:
- a CDS encoding DUF4274 domain-containing protein: protein MNREIEQKYIDQIQYEEDIEKICEIAKASDNPYFLQQYAMNYNWNDGYALPTVIANNKHCDLGTAVSLFWLAEGMSYFLKEVERNEYNNEWADFCELLVRKLNNNDYACGPVSFKPNINKLTLYKYKKADIPSVLYQEVNGASI from the coding sequence ATGAATAGAGAAATCGAGCAAAAATACATAGATCAAATTCAATATGAAGAAGATATTGAGAAGATCTGCGAGATTGCAAAAGCATCGGATAATCCGTACTTTCTTCAGCAATATGCGATGAATTACAACTGGAATGATGGCTATGCTTTGCCCACAGTTATAGCAAACAATAAGCATTGTGATTTAGGTACTGCGGTCTCTCTGTTTTGGCTTGCTGAAGGAATGAGCTATTTCTTAAAAGAAGTAGAGCGAAATGAATACAACAATGAGTGGGCTGATTTCTGTGAATTGCTTGTCCGCAAACTAAACAATAACGATTATGCTTGTGGTCCGGTGAGTTTTAAACCAAATATAAATAAGCTCACTCTGTATAAATACAAAAAGGCAGATATTCCTTCTGTCTTGTATCAGGAAGTAAACGGAGCAAGCATATAA
- a CDS encoding TDT family transporter, with the protein MKEKLAKYPTPSAGLALAIGSLGWCWENALPLNGMAQLASAIVAAIIVMLIFAKFVTNPKVLWSELAHPVIGSVIPTFAMASMVISASLVKFSPQAGAALWYLAVTSHLIFLSIFSFNRIKVFKLIHMVPSWFVPPVGLVVAVLTLPNAAAATLANGLLIFGISCYFVMLPMMLYRLIFAENITDTAKPTIAIMAAPPSLCLAGYLSFIEQPHMLLVLALLGIAILMTMVIYMAFLHLLRLPFSPGYAAFTFPMVISATALFKARDYIATTALSAELAQQLKTGAMVELFIATLVVGYVSYRYLAHFNIAGIGNKPAPVVV; encoded by the coding sequence GTGAAAGAAAAACTCGCAAAATACCCAACCCCTTCTGCTGGATTAGCCTTAGCTATTGGCAGCCTTGGTTGGTGTTGGGAGAACGCATTACCGCTTAATGGCATGGCGCAATTGGCTAGCGCAATCGTTGCAGCCATCATCGTAATGCTGATATTTGCTAAATTCGTAACCAACCCGAAAGTGCTGTGGAGCGAGTTAGCTCACCCGGTGATTGGCTCGGTTATTCCAACATTTGCGATGGCCAGCATGGTAATTTCTGCATCTCTGGTAAAATTTTCACCACAAGCAGGCGCTGCACTTTGGTATCTAGCGGTAACTTCACACCTAATTTTCCTTAGTATTTTCAGCTTTAACCGAATAAAAGTATTTAAATTAATCCACATGGTGCCCAGCTGGTTTGTACCGCCGGTAGGATTGGTTGTTGCAGTATTGACCCTACCTAACGCTGCGGCAGCGACCCTAGCAAATGGGTTACTGATTTTTGGTATTAGTTGTTATTTTGTCATGCTGCCAATGATGCTATACCGGTTAATTTTTGCTGAAAACATTACCGATACAGCAAAGCCAACCATTGCCATTATGGCTGCGCCACCTAGCTTATGCTTGGCAGGCTATCTAAGTTTTATTGAACAACCCCACATGTTGCTGGTACTCGCATTACTTGGCATTGCGATATTAATGACGATGGTTATTTACATGGCATTTTTGCATTTACTCCGACTGCCTTTTAGCCCCGGCTATGCTGCTTTTACTTTTCCAATGGTGATTAGTGCAACCGCATTATTTAAAGCCAGAGATTATATTGCAACCACCGCATTATCTGCTGAATTAGCGCAACAATTAAAAACCGGCGCCATGGTTGAATTATTTATTGCAACGCTGGTAGTGGGCTACGTTTCATACCGCTATTTGGCACATTTCAACATTGCCGGTATCGGCAACAAGCCAGCACCAGTCGTGGTTTAA
- a CDS encoding LysR family transcriptional regulator has product MNSRNITLKHLRVFTAVAKHSSLTRAAEMLHITKSAASMALQDLERQLDQQLFERLKNRLVLNSNGDRLRPLADELLQRLETIESTMQSKQLNGVLHIGASKTIGNHILPAILGDFLPQYQCDRPELVIHNTTVLEKMLQAFELDMALIEGQVQSPMLISTPWHTDRMLVIAPLGHPLANQQPQPANILDDQNWVMREANSGTRQQFYHLLEPALSCWHLALEINTNEAVINAVSSGLGLGFISNLAAKDALKAGRISTINLTCATERQFYLVTHRDKYQGPFMKCFNEFCINWVNDC; this is encoded by the coding sequence TTGAACAGTCGTAATATCACCTTGAAACATCTAAGGGTTTTTACTGCAGTTGCCAAGCACAGTTCGCTGACCCGAGCCGCAGAGATGCTGCATATCACGAAATCAGCGGCGTCTATGGCGTTGCAAGATCTCGAGCGTCAGCTAGATCAACAGCTGTTCGAGCGATTGAAAAACCGTTTAGTCTTGAACAGCAATGGCGATCGACTTCGTCCACTGGCAGATGAATTGCTGCAGCGGTTAGAAACGATAGAATCGACGATGCAGAGTAAACAGTTAAATGGTGTGCTGCATATTGGTGCTAGTAAAACTATCGGCAATCATATTTTGCCGGCAATTTTGGGTGATTTCCTGCCGCAATATCAATGTGATCGACCCGAACTGGTTATCCACAACACAACGGTGCTGGAGAAAATGCTGCAGGCATTTGAATTGGATATGGCATTAATAGAAGGACAAGTTCAAAGTCCGATGCTAATAAGTACGCCATGGCATACTGATCGAATGTTGGTCATTGCGCCTCTAGGCCACCCATTGGCTAATCAGCAACCGCAACCTGCCAACATATTAGATGATCAAAATTGGGTGATGCGGGAAGCGAATTCAGGTACTCGGCAGCAGTTTTATCACCTATTGGAGCCAGCGCTGAGTTGTTGGCACTTGGCTTTAGAAATTAATACTAATGAAGCAGTTATTAATGCGGTGAGTAGTGGGTTAGGGCTTGGTTTTATCTCAAACCTAGCGGCCAAGGATGCGTTGAAAGCAGGTCGGATTTCGACGATTAACTTAACTTGTGCCACCGAACGACAATTTTACCTAGTGACTCATCGAGATAAGTATCAGGGTCCCTTTATGAAATGTTTCAATGAATTCTGTATTAATTGGGTGAATGATTGCTAG
- a CDS encoding acetate kinase: protein MKTNILILNCGSSSLKFAVIDPTSEQEFISGLAERLGSPEAVIVSKFQGEKTTINIADEAHDGAIAGVLDVLKEKGLFDTIAAVGHRVVHGGEAFTASTLVAEDVKKAISDCIPLAPLHNPANLLGIEAAEKHFPGLPQAAVFDTAFHQTMPAQAYLYPVPYEYYTDLGLRKYGFHGTSYRFITASACEMLGRKTEETALLIAHLGNGASAAAVLNGEGVDTTMGLTPLDGLMMGTRSGSVDPNIFTFLRDQKGYSLDEVASVLNKKSGLLGLSQISNDCRAVEEAAAEGSKQALLTLDVYCYVLAKQLAGLAIGLGRIDALVFTGGIGENSELIRRKVVELMGIFGFKLDNDLNLKQRFGAEGVITAESGPVAMVVSTNEELMIARDTASLIK from the coding sequence ATGAAAACGAATATTCTGATACTAAATTGCGGCAGCTCTTCTTTAAAGTTTGCTGTCATTGATCCTACCTCAGAGCAAGAATTTATTTCTGGCTTAGCAGAGCGTCTGGGTTCTCCAGAAGCTGTGATTGTTTCAAAATTCCAAGGCGAAAAAACGACCATTAATATTGCTGATGAAGCACATGATGGCGCGATTGCAGGCGTTTTGGATGTTCTGAAAGAAAAAGGTTTGTTCGATACTATCGCAGCCGTTGGACACCGCGTTGTTCACGGTGGTGAAGCATTTACTGCTTCTACTTTGGTTGCTGAAGATGTAAAGAAAGCCATCAGCGATTGCATTCCTTTGGCACCACTGCACAACCCTGCGAACCTGTTGGGTATCGAAGCTGCAGAAAAGCATTTCCCAGGTCTGCCTCAAGCAGCGGTATTTGATACTGCATTCCACCAGACTATGCCTGCACAAGCTTATTTGTATCCAGTGCCTTATGAGTACTACACAGACTTAGGTCTGCGTAAGTACGGCTTCCACGGCACTAGCTACCGTTTCATTACTGCTAGCGCATGTGAAATGCTGGGTCGTAAGACTGAAGAAACTGCACTGCTGATTGCTCACTTGGGTAACGGTGCATCTGCAGCAGCAGTACTGAATGGCGAAGGCGTTGATACCACTATGGGTCTGACACCTCTGGACGGCCTGATGATGGGTACTCGTTCAGGTTCTGTTGATCCAAATATCTTTACTTTCCTTCGTGACCAGAAAGGCTATAGCCTGGATGAAGTTGCGTCAGTACTGAATAAGAAGTCTGGCTTGTTAGGTCTGTCTCAAATTTCTAACGACTGCCGCGCAGTTGAAGAAGCGGCTGCTGAAGGTAGTAAGCAAGCGCTGTTGACTCTGGACGTATATTGCTACGTTCTGGCTAAGCAATTAGCTGGTTTAGCGATTGGCTTAGGTCGTATCGACGCATTGGTATTCACCGGCGGTATTGGTGAGAACTCTGAGCTGATTCGCCGTAAGGTTGTTGAGCTGATGGGTATCTTCGGCTTCAAACTAGACAACGATTTGAACCTGAAGCAGCGTTTTGGTGCTGAAGGCGTGATCACTGCTGAAAGTGGTCCGGTTGCTATGGTTGTTAGCACCAACGAAGAATTAATGATCGCTCGCGATACTGCTAGCTTGATCAAGTAA
- a CDS encoding adenylyl-sulfate kinase, protein MRLLHPKRTYCIWFTGLPGAGKSRLAHLVERYLKSEWLPCFLLDEHNLRQGLSSDLTHQQYSEATRRISETSRLMNQSGMITLVSDFSPYAEDRRRARQIHPPGQFFEVFVDTPAEVCQQRAKQGKFWMGDGRNYQPPENPEVAVLTGKWSEQESLDYLLKKLPIRDAKAVSV, encoded by the coding sequence ATGCGACTTTTACACCCTAAGAGAACCTACTGTATCTGGTTTACCGGCTTACCTGGTGCCGGTAAAAGCAGATTGGCTCATTTGGTTGAGCGATATCTTAAATCTGAATGGCTACCTTGCTTTCTGCTTGACGAACATAATTTACGGCAAGGTCTAAGTAGCGATTTAACCCATCAGCAATACTCTGAAGCCACGCGAAGAATCTCCGAAACCAGTCGCTTAATGAATCAATCGGGCATGATTACTTTAGTCAGTGATTTCTCTCCCTATGCTGAAGATCGCCGCCGAGCGCGGCAAATTCACCCTCCTGGACAATTCTTTGAAGTGTTTGTCGATACGCCAGCAGAAGTGTGCCAACAGCGAGCGAAGCAAGGCAAATTTTGGATGGGTGATGGTCGTAATTACCAGCCACCAGAAAATCCTGAGGTAGCTGTTTTAACGGGGAAATGGAGCGAACAGGAATCGTTGGATTACTTATTAAAAAAATTACCGATTAGGGATGCTAAGGCAGTGAGTGTTTGA
- a CDS encoding TcdA/TcdB catalytic glycosyltransferase domain-containing protein, with product MSHHVLNVKQRVGFIQRALASTELGQQEPFQSFFSIDYTDAHWLEYLTYVALFDLILSPQANAASLLHQVGNIKLFTENDIVHELKEKLLKSNPSEIELNKLRKTFACERYYIDSKLFNKPPPVNKPGEKCIHRIWLGGDVSDDMMTSIAAANVNIMSRWKGVKATRHYLWTNNKKMISGALKNSIFQIRDIQELLLFSEKKESHLFKLSVACLHLIERKEFAHAVDILRLLALYKYGGLYLDFSFHNSAPIVTRDIDLQIDGPDLWCFNPVQSDNMLLTQDFTSSAFEVDSRTIPTFNLNQHATLRSNNAGFEARYPYFENSVLYAGSIGSKFIGSALNYVGKIVNDHFFKLNFTHHLNNLLNPGFHEYLDLDPLAYALFANHSFEMLTIMLGQVPTIDPQSIRNSSSIYLDGKNYILGLDVSLKPSASIEIDFDKSWNVFNRRVGKHFLWRDMGVVKYGRGSWMKQHKRPSNEC from the coding sequence GTGAGTCATCATGTATTGAATGTTAAGCAACGCGTTGGCTTTATTCAGAGAGCGCTTGCTAGCACTGAATTAGGTCAACAAGAACCTTTCCAGTCTTTTTTTTCGATTGATTACACTGATGCTCATTGGTTAGAGTACCTAACTTACGTTGCTCTATTTGATTTGATTCTCTCCCCTCAAGCAAACGCAGCATCATTGCTTCATCAAGTTGGAAATATAAAATTATTTACAGAGAATGATATAGTTCATGAATTAAAAGAAAAATTATTAAAGTCGAATCCCTCTGAAATAGAATTAAATAAATTAAGGAAGACGTTTGCTTGTGAGCGTTATTATATTGACAGCAAACTTTTTAATAAACCTCCGCCAGTAAATAAACCAGGTGAAAAGTGCATTCACCGAATATGGTTAGGAGGTGATGTATCAGATGATATGATGACATCGATAGCAGCAGCAAATGTCAATATCATGTCACGATGGAAGGGTGTTAAGGCGACCAGGCACTATCTTTGGACAAATAATAAAAAAATGATTTCTGGTGCATTAAAAAATTCTATTTTTCAGATAAGAGATATCCAAGAATTGCTATTATTCTCTGAAAAAAAAGAAAGTCATTTATTTAAACTTTCTGTCGCATGTTTGCATCTCATTGAAAGAAAAGAGTTTGCTCATGCAGTAGACATCTTGAGGTTGTTGGCACTTTACAAGTATGGAGGGCTTTATCTGGATTTCAGCTTTCACAATAGTGCACCGATTGTTACCCGAGATATTGACCTTCAGATCGATGGACCAGACCTCTGGTGCTTCAACCCTGTCCAGAGCGATAATATGCTACTAACACAGGACTTTACATCTTCAGCATTTGAAGTTGATAGTAGAACAATTCCTACATTCAATTTAAATCAGCATGCAACCCTTAGATCCAACAACGCGGGTTTTGAAGCGCGCTATCCATATTTTGAAAATAGTGTTTTGTATGCAGGGTCAATTGGCTCGAAATTTATCGGTTCTGCTTTAAATTATGTCGGAAAAATAGTCAATGATCACTTTTTTAAGCTCAATTTCACTCATCATTTAAATAATTTGTTGAATCCGGGTTTTCATGAATACTTAGATTTAGATCCATTAGCCTATGCCTTGTTCGCCAATCACAGCTTTGAAATGTTGACGATTATGCTTGGCCAGGTGCCGACCATTGATCCTCAATCAATAAGAAACTCTTCATCTATATATTTAGATGGTAAAAATTATATTTTAGGATTAGATGTATCGTTAAAGCCTTCTGCATCCATCGAAATTGATTTTGATAAAAGTTGGAATGTTTTTAATCGTAGAGTAGGAAAACATTTTTTATGGAGAGACATGGGAGTAGTCAAATATGGGCGTGGCAGTTGGATGAAACAACACAAACGGCCATCTAATGAGTGTTAG